A single Anopheles maculipalpis chromosome 3RL, idAnoMacuDA_375_x, whole genome shotgun sequence DNA region contains:
- the LOC126565952 gene encoding LIM/homeobox protein Awh-like: METFQTEFKTCGNCAEPITDRYVFEVNGSAWHGSCLRCSVCFCPLERQVSCYLRDGDMYCKADYIKKFKTSCAKCSRSISATDWVRRAREYVFHLACFACDSCGRQLSTGEQFAICEERVLCKTHYMELIDDGTASSEDGCDADGNGKNKTKRIRTTFTEEQIQILQANFQVDSNPDGQDLERIALATGLSKRVTQVWFQNSRARQKKHVHVPRAQDLFSGMRSDLNNNNSCSSSNSNDGLPGHHLGGIGPEDCVLGKTPIFNSHGFINLVV; encoded by the exons atggaaacgttTCAA ACGGAGTTTAAAACCTGTGGTAACTGTGCCGAACCGATCACTGATCGATACGTCTTCGAGGTGAACGGCAGTGCCTGGCACGGGTCCTGTTTACGTTGCAGTGTCTGTTTTTGTCCACTGGAGCGTCAGGTTTCGTGCTATCTTCGCGACGGTGACATGTACTGCAAAGCGGATTATATCAA GAAGTTTAAGACGAGCTGTGCCAAGTGTTCGCGCTCCATATCGGCCACCGATTGGGTACGACGGGCCCGGGAGTACGTCTTTCATTTAGCGTGCTTTGCTTGTGATTCATGTGGCCGGCAATTGTCCACTGGGGAACAGTTTGCAATCTGTGAGGAACGGGTGCTGTGCAAAACGCACTACATGGAGCTGATCGACGATGGTACGGCTTCGAGTGAGGACGGTTGTGATGCGGACGGGAATGGGAAGAACAAGACCAAGCGTATTCGAACCACATTTACGGAGGAGCAGATCCAGATTCTGCAGGCCAACTTCCAGGTGGACAGCAATCCGGATGGTCAGGATCTGGAGCGTATTGCCCTAGCGACTGGACTGAGTAAGCGCGTTACTCAGGTTTGGTTCCAGAATTCGCGCGCTCGGCAGAAGAAGCATGTACACG TACCACGAGCACAGGATCTGTTCAGTGGGATGCGGTCGgatctcaacaacaacaacagctgcagcagcagtaacagcaaTGATGGTCTACCCGGACACCATCTCGGTGGAATTGGACCGGAGGATTGTGTCCTGGGCAAGACACCAATCTTTAACTCGCACGGCTTCATCAATCTCGTGGTGTGA
- the LOC126562273 gene encoding DNA-directed RNA polymerase II subunit RPB1-like, translated as MKLATVFTATLIVIFLRLAHCSKEPMYGPKASTLDHRACSPPPHSYASKRVGISPTTPYYPNSYESHESSEEHRMTAVDHYMPKFHCKDGHCPEKRLPLSLCVQLPSDAHKKLSKNLLHQIVCSLMDPSKHHPTPGAPYESHKKPCEYPKKPCECTKKPHAPPKEPCDKPKETYEPPHKVYEPTPKPCAEVKPSYEQPKKAYTPPAPYHPTYAPAVDHYEPTKKPYTPPHVPCKTTYAPEKEYYEPTKKPYVPHKPACGASAEVYETPKNTYKPHKPTYGASAETYEQPKKAYAPQAPPHKPTYGASAETYESKKSYTQQKESYARVQYGAPKETYPVTEKPCHKPTTPAPYTTPRPTPCPKHPTTAHPYTYHTTHPTYAPYTVPPRYPSMTYNSQTYPKASHVPASYESKAPSYAPPPTYPKPAKKSCPCTERRPSHSYNY; from the coding sequence ATGAAGCTGGCGACGGTTTTCACCGCGACGTTGATCGTCATCTTTCTTCGGTTGGCCCACTGTAGCAAGGAGCCAATGTATGGCCCGAAGGCAAGCACACTTGACCACCGCGCTTGCTCGCCACCACCGCACAGTTACGCCAGCAAACGGGTAGGAATCTCTCCAACAACTCCCTACTACCCGAACAGTTACGAAAGTCACGAAAGCAGTGAAGAACACCGCATGACTGCGGTGGATCATTACATGCCGAAGTTCCATTGCAAGGATGGACACTGTCCGGAAAAACGGTTACCCCTGTCGCTCTGCGTACAGCTGCCATCGGACGCACACAAGAAGCTGTCGAAAAATCTGCTCCACCAAATTGTCTGCTCACTCATGGATCCTTCGAAGCATCATCCTACTCCGGGCGCCCCGTACGAATCGCACAAGAAACCCTGCGAATATCCCAAGAAACCCTGCGAATGCACTAAAAAGCCGCACGCTCCACCGAAGGAACCTTGTGATAAGCCGAAGGAAACGTACGAACCACCACACAAGGTGTACGAACCGACGCCGAAACCATGCGCCGAAGTGAAGCCGTCTTACGAGCAACCGAAGAAGGCTTACACGCCACCCGCACCGTACCATCCAACCTATGCGCCAGCGGTGGATCATTACGAGCCAACCAAGAAGCCCTACACTCCACCCCACGTCCCCTGCAAAACTACCTATGCCCCCGAGAAGGAATATTACGAGCCAACCAAAAAGCCTTACGTACCACACAAGCCTGCTTGTGGAGCATCGGCTGAGGTGTACGAGACGCCCAAGAACACCTACAAGCCACACAAACCTACTTATGGAGCATCGGCCGAGACATACGAGCAGCCGAAGAAGGCATACGCACCGCAAGCACCACCCCACAAACCAACCTACGGAGCATCGGCTGAAACGTACGAGTCCAAGAAGTCCTACACCCAGCAGAAGGAGTCCTATGCACGTGTCCAGTACGGTGCGCCTAAGGAGACGTACCCTGTCACCGAAAAACCTTGCCATAAACCTACCACCCCAGCTCCCTACACTACCCCACGACCAACCCCCTGTCCTAAGCATCCCACCACGGCCCATCCTTACACCTATCACACCACACATCCAACCTATGCTCCGTACACCGTCCCACCACGTTACCCATCCATGACGTACAACAGTCAGACCTACCCGAAAGCATCTCACGTTCCTGCGAGCTACGAATCGAAAGCTCCAAGCtacgcaccaccaccaacctaTCCGAAGCCAGCGAAAAAGTCCTGCCCGTGCACTGAACGTCGGCCCAGCCATAGCTACAACTACTAG
- the LOC126562639 gene encoding LIM/homeobox protein Awh-like isoform X2, which yields MMDIKLEQLKTELRICTACGEPIADKYLFDIDGCAWHGSCLRCSVCLTLLERQPSCYFRDRQVYCRTDYVKMFGAKCSKCCRTIAASDWVRKARDLVFHLACFSCDTCGRQLSTGEQFALIDDKVMCKIHYMDTVEDGSNSSDDGCSSDGYNKNKSKRVRTTFTEEQLQVLQANFQIDSNPDGQDLERIAQLTGLSKRVTQVWFQNSRARQKKHTHVPRDHNPNLFSALRQDLNNNSSGQTGLGDHDHGPGMGKHPGAMFNSHVNLINLMV from the exons ACAGAGCTACGGATATGCACCGCCTGCGGGGAACCGATTGCCGATAAGTACCTTTTCGATATTGATGGCTGTGCCTGGCATGGATCGTGTTTGCGATGTTCCGTCTGTTTAACGCTGCTCGAACGACAACCCTCGTGCTACTTTCGCGATCGACAAGTCTACTGTCGGACGGATTACGTCAA AATGTTTGGCGCCAAATGCTCGAAATGCTGCCGTACGATAGCGGCCTCGGACTGGGTACGGAAGGCGCGTGATCTCGTGTTCCATTTGGCCTGCTTTTCCTGCGACACATGCGGCCGGCAGCTCTCGACCGGCGAACAGTTTGCCCTGATCGACGATAAGGTGATGTGCAAGATCCACTACATGGACACGGTGGAAGATGGATCGAACTCGAGCgatg ATGGGTGCAGCAGCGATGGATACAACAAGAACAAATCGAAACGCGTCCGGACCACGTTTACCGAGGAGCAGCTGCAGGTGCTGCAGGCCAACTTCCAGATCGACAGCAACCCGGACGGGCAGGATCTCGAGCGGATAGCGCAGCTGACGGGGCTGAGCAAGCGGGTGACGCAGGTTTGGTTCCAGAATTCGCGTGCCCGCCAAAAGAAGCACACCCACG TTCCACGCGATCACAATCCCAATCTGTTTAGCGCACTGCGGCAGGACCTGAACAACAACAGTAGCGGGCAGACGGGCCTGGGCGATCACGATCATGGTCCCGGTATGGGCAAACATCCCGGTGCCATGTTCAACTCACACG TGAATCTCATCAACCTGATGGTGTAA